TGCTGGTGGATGGATAGGAAATACACTTGAGAAAAAATCAGAAGAAAAGGTAGTAGAAGCAAATAAAGATGTTGTTACTCAGGCAGCAAATGAAGCAGGAAAATTAAATGCAGTCGTGAAATATTCAAGGGTAACTGAAAATGGAGTAAAGGAAGAAATAGTTGCAACACCCGGGCAACTTAAGGATAATAAAAGAATGGTTACTGTTGAATATTTAAGAGATGGCAAACTCATTTCAAAAGAAGTAAGAGAGGTTACGATTAATTGATTCTTAATTTTAAAAGTTATAGAAAGAAGTATTATAATTAAAAAATTTAGGGAAAAGGAAATTGAAGGAAAAGAAAGAAGAATTTTTAAATACATCTTTCCTTTATCCAGAAAAAAAACCAACAGTTGTTATTTCAAGATGTCTTAATTTTGAAAATACAAGATATAATGGTGGTATTATTAAGGATGAATTTGTTTTAAAACTTATAAGGTTTGTAAAATATATTACTGTTTGTCCTGAAGTAGATATCGGTCTTTCTGTTCCAAGAGAACCCATAAACATATTTAATTATGGTGAGGATTTCAGATTGATTCAGGAGAAAACAAATCTGGATTTAACAGAAAAAATGAATATTTTCTGTGAAAAATTTTTAAATTCTTTAAATAACATAGATGGATTTCTTTTAAAAAGTAAATCTCCAAGTTGTGGTGTCTCTGGAACAGTAATTTATTATGAAAAAGATGGTAAAAAATCAGGTTATAGAGGTAAAGGATTTTTTGCAATGAGAGTGAAAGAAAAATTTCCATATTTACCTGTTGAAGATGAGGCAAGATTGAAAAACCCTGATATTAAATTTCATTTCCTTGTCAGAATTTTTTCTTTTTTTGAATTGAATGAGACATTAAAAAATATGATTTCTATAAAACAACTTCTTGATTTTCACCAGAATTATAAATATCTTTTGATGGCATACAACCAAAAAATTTTAAGATTTCTTGGGAATTTTCTTGCAAATTATGATAATAGTAAAAATATTGGAGAGATAAAAGAAAATTACAGAGTAAATTTTTATAAAGCATTTTCAAAAAAAATGAATCCAAAGTCAAATATAAATGTTATTCAGCATATTTACGGACATTTTAAAAACAGGTTGAACCAGAAGGAAAAAAGACATTTTTTAGACCTTCTGGGAAGATATAAGAAAAATGAAATACCTTTGATTTTGTTAATAGAAATTTTAAAAAATTTTGCTTACAGGTTTGAAAATGAGTATCTTATAAAACAGAAATATTTAAATCCATTCCCTTCTGATTTATTTTAACTAAAAATTCCTCTTGACATCTATATAAATTTACAGTATAATTATTTACAGTATGAAAAACTTAACAGAAAAACAGAGAAAAATTTTTGAATTCATAAATGACTATATAATAAAAAATGGTTATCCTCCATCTATAAAAGAAATTATGAAACATTTTTCATTTTCAAGTCCAACTGCTGTTGTCTCACATCTTAATGCTCTTGAAAAAAAGGGATATATTAAGAGAGAGGAGAAAACTTCAAGAGGAATAATTTTAAAAAAGCACTTTTTAAATATTCCTGTAATTGGAAGAATACCTGCTGGAATACCGAATATTGAAGAAGAAAATCTGGAAGGATTTATAAGTGTTAATGGTCAATTTTTGGGTAAAGGAGAATTTTTTTCTCTGATTGTTAAAGGTGATAGTATGAAAGATGCAGGTATTTTTGATGGTGATTATGTTATTA
This DNA window, taken from bacterium, encodes the following:
- a CDS encoding YMGG-like glycine zipper-containing protein; its protein translation is MKRIAGILLIGLLLFSGCETIGNLSEKTKQGATIGAVAGGILGAIIDSNKPWRGAIIGAATGAVAGGWIGNTLEKKSEEKVVEANKDVVTQAANEAGKLNAVVKYSRVTENGVKEEIVATPGQLKDNKRMVTVEYLRDGKLISKEVREVTIN
- a CDS encoding DUF523 and DUF1722 domain-containing protein, which encodes MKEKKEEFLNTSFLYPEKKPTVVISRCLNFENTRYNGGIIKDEFVLKLIRFVKYITVCPEVDIGLSVPREPINIFNYGEDFRLIQEKTNLDLTEKMNIFCEKFLNSLNNIDGFLLKSKSPSCGVSGTVIYYEKDGKKSGYRGKGFFAMRVKEKFPYLPVEDEARLKNPDIKFHFLVRIFSFFELNETLKNMISIKQLLDFHQNYKYLLMAYNQKILRFLGNFLANYDNSKNIGEIKENYRVNFYKAFSKKMNPKSNINVIQHIYGHFKNRLNQKEKRHFLDLLGRYKKNEIPLILLIEILKNFAYRFENEYLIKQKYLNPFPSDLF
- the lexA gene encoding transcriptional repressor LexA, which gives rise to MKNLTEKQRKIFEFINDYIIKNGYPPSIKEIMKHFSFSSPTAVVSHLNALEKKGYIKREEKTSRGIILKKHFLNIPVIGRIPAGIPNIEEENLEGFISVNGQFLGKGEFFSLIVKGDSMKDAGIFDGDYVIIRKNAEVENGDIAVVFYNGEYTVKYFYKRKNFIELKPANPSYKSIIIKENPLIIGKVVGLFRKIK